One region of Purpureocillium takamizusanense chromosome 4, complete sequence genomic DNA includes:
- the HNT3 gene encoding aprataxin-like protein (COG:S~EggNog:ENOG503P02Q), producing MAGTDTDSEEAMTREELQHEDGRQQQQQQPPPPAAGEVAGPSTSSSSPPPAQRNAFTALMGPKRPPHQQQQPRTKSSSTAHAKPPRTSRSNPFRDRMALGAYLKDPASFSSSSSSSPVIYHNEGFVALRDKFPKATVHALLLPRSPAVSLLHPFDALSGDPAFLREVRAEAGRLRGLVAGELRRGLGRYSKADARREAVLNGEAALGGGGGGGDDADGRESGGGAGPEEARGAETQLPPGRDWEAEVLVGVHAVPSMAHLHIHVLSRDMHSPARLRHRKHYNSFNTPFLVDLADFPLADDDPRRDPKGQGYLRRDLVCWRCGTNFGNRFEQLKRHLDEEFEAWKRE from the exons ATGGCAGGCACGGACACGGACTCGGAAGAGGCCATGACAAGGGAGGAGCTCCAGCACGaggacgggcggcagcagcagcagcagcagccgccgccgcctgctgcgggCGAAGTAGCGGGGCcttcgacatcatcatcatcaccaccaccagcgcagCGGAACGCGT TCACCGCACTCATGGGCCCCAAGCGGCCCccgcatcagcagcagcagcccaggaccaagagcagcagcaccgcccaCGCAAAGCCGCCGCGCACGTCGCGCTCCAACCCCTTCAGAGACCGCATGGCACTGGGCGCATACCTCAAGGACCCGGCGTCGttttcctcgtcgtcgtcgtcgtcgcccgtcatctACCACAACGAGGGCTTCGTGGCCCTGCGGGACAAGTTCCCCAAGGCGACGGTgcacgcgctgctgctgccgcgctcgcccgccgtgaGCCTGCTGCACCCGTTTGACGCGCTCTCCGGCGACCCGGCGTTTCTACGAGAGGTGCGGGCCGAGGCGGGGCGTTTGCGTGGCttggtggcgggcgagttgcggcgcgggctggggAGGTATAGCAAGGCGGATgcgaggcgggaggcggTGCTCAatggggaggcggcgcttggaggaggaggtggtggtggtgatgacgcAGATGGACGAGAGTctgggggaggagcaggtcCAGAAGAGGCACGAGGCGCCGAGACGCAGCTCCCGCCGGGCCGCGACTGGgaggccgaggtgctcgTGGGCGTGCACGCGGTGCCGAGCATGGCGCACCTGCACATCCACGTTCTGTCGCGCGACATGCACTCGCCCGCCAGGCTGCGGCACCGCAAGCACTACAACTCGTTCAACACGCCCTTCCTGGTCGACCTGGCCGACTtccccctcgccgacgacgacccgcgccgcgaccccAAGGGCCAGGGGTACCTGCGCCGGGACCTCGtgtgctggcgctgcgggaCGAACTTTGGGAACCGCTTCGAGCAGCTCAAGcggcacctcgacgaggagttTGAGGCGTGGAAGAGGGAGTAG
- the HNT3 gene encoding aprataxin-like protein, variant 2 (COG:S~EggNog:ENOG503P02Q), with translation MGPKRPPHQQQQPRTKSSSTAHAKPPRTSRSNPFRDRMALGAYLKDPASFSSSSSSSPVIYHNEGFVALRDKFPKATVHALLLPRSPAVSLLHPFDALSGDPAFLREVRAEAGRLRGLVAGELRRGLGRYSKADARREAVLNGEAALGGGGGGGDDADGRESGGGAGPEEARGAETQLPPGRDWEAEVLVGVHAVPSMAHLHIHVLSRDMHSPARLRHRKHYNSFNTPFLVDLADFPLADDDPRRDPKGQGYLRRDLVCWRCGTNFGNRFEQLKRHLDEEFEAWKRE, from the coding sequence ATGGGCCCCAAGCGGCCCccgcatcagcagcagcagcccaggaccaagagcagcagcaccgcccaCGCAAAGCCGCCGCGCACGTCGCGCTCCAACCCCTTCAGAGACCGCATGGCACTGGGCGCATACCTCAAGGACCCGGCGTCGttttcctcgtcgtcgtcgtcgtcgcccgtcatctACCACAACGAGGGCTTCGTGGCCCTGCGGGACAAGTTCCCCAAGGCGACGGTgcacgcgctgctgctgccgcgctcgcccgccgtgaGCCTGCTGCACCCGTTTGACGCGCTCTCCGGCGACCCGGCGTTTCTACGAGAGGTGCGGGCCGAGGCGGGGCGTTTGCGTGGCttggtggcgggcgagttgcggcgcgggctggggAGGTATAGCAAGGCGGATgcgaggcgggaggcggTGCTCAatggggaggcggcgcttggaggaggaggtggtggtggtgatgacgcAGATGGACGAGAGTctgggggaggagcaggtcCAGAAGAGGCACGAGGCGCCGAGACGCAGCTCCCGCCGGGCCGCGACTGGgaggccgaggtgctcgTGGGCGTGCACGCGGTGCCGAGCATGGCGCACCTGCACATCCACGTTCTGTCGCGCGACATGCACTCGCCCGCCAGGCTGCGGCACCGCAAGCACTACAACTCGTTCAACACGCCCTTCCTGGTCGACCTGGCCGACTtccccctcgccgacgacgacccgcgccgcgaccccAAGGGCCAGGGGTACCTGCGCCGGGACCTCGtgtgctggcgctgcgggaCGAACTTTGGGAACCGCTTCGAGCAGCTCAAGcggcacctcgacgaggagttTGAGGCGTGGAAGAGGGAGTAG